Below is a window of Senegalia massiliensis DNA.
TAATTATAGTTTTATAATTATTATTTTTTAAATATCTATATAATTCATTTGCAATAGTGACGGATCTATGTTTTCCACCAGTACATCCTATAGCTATCACCAACTGAGACTTCCCTTCTTTTGCATAATAAGGTATTAGGAAAGTGGTCATATCAATTAATTTATTTAGAAATTCTTTAGATTGGGAGTAATTCATTACATAATTTCTTACATCTTTATTATTTCCAGTAAAATCTCTAAGTTCATCTATATAATGTGGATTAGGTAGAAATCTTACATCAAATACTAGGTCTGAATCAAGTGGTATTCCATGTTTAAAGCCAAATGATATAACAGATATATTAAAATTATCTTTCTTTTCACCTTCCATAAATATCTTTTTTATTTCTTCTTGAAGATTTTTAATAGACAAATTTGTAGTATCTATTAAATAGTCAGATTTTGTTCTGATATCTTCTAATATTTTTCGTTCTTTTTCAATGCCTACGGTAATTTGTCCATTTGGAGAAAGTGGATGTGGTCTTCGATGCTCTTTAT
It encodes the following:
- the rapZ gene encoding RNase adapter RapZ, whose amino-acid sequence is MEFVIVTGLSGAGKSQAIKVMEDLGFYCMDNLPPSLLPKFAELCYQTVNHVKKVALVVDIRGGEFFDDLFDNLSKLKDFGYNYKIMFLDAKDDVLIKRYKEHRRPHPLSPNGQITVGIEKERKILEDIRTKSDYLIDTTNLSIKNLQEEIKKIFMEGEKKDNFNISVISFGFKHGIPLDSDLVFDVRFLPNPHYIDELRDFTGNNKDVRNYVMNYSQSKEFLNKLIDMTTFLIPYYAKEGKSQLVIAIGCTGGKHRSVTIANELYRYLKNNNYKTIINHRDSEIE